In a single window of the Micromonospora sp. WMMD1155 genome:
- a CDS encoding FAD-dependent oxidoreductase — translation MSTMNELPVVVIGAGPVGLAAAAHLHERGIAFTVLEAGDTPGAAVRQWGHVRVFSPWRYNIDPAARRLLDEAGWVAPDLEALPTGAELAGDYLQPLAQLPQLKPHLRYGARVEAISRLGLDRLRTTGRESTPFLIRLADGDELLARAVIDASGTWGTPNVLGASGLPARGESTVAAFVEHALPDVLGAARDRFAGRHTLVVGAGHSAANTLLSLAELAESAPGTEVTWAIRTTSPSRTYGGGDADALPARGALGSRLRAHVDAGRIRLFTGFSVHALTPTDGRVSVVVRHADGGEESVTVDRIVAATGFRPDHSIAAELRLDLDPIMGATRALAPLIDPNEHSCGTVPPHGVNELTHPEVGYYAVGMKAYGRAPTFLMATGYEQVRSVVAALAGDWAAARDVQLDLPETGVCNSNPADTATGDSCCGPAPTAEPAARGLATGISGGLLSTPLNLVTLDAAPATAQAGGCCS, via the coding sequence ATGAGCACTATGAACGAGCTACCCGTCGTGGTCATCGGCGCGGGCCCGGTGGGCTTGGCCGCCGCCGCGCACCTGCATGAGCGGGGCATCGCCTTCACGGTCCTCGAAGCCGGCGACACCCCTGGCGCCGCCGTGCGGCAGTGGGGTCACGTGCGGGTGTTCTCCCCGTGGCGGTACAACATTGACCCGGCCGCCCGCCGCCTGCTCGACGAGGCGGGTTGGGTCGCCCCCGACCTGGAGGCCCTGCCGACCGGAGCGGAGCTGGCCGGCGACTACCTTCAGCCCCTCGCGCAGCTGCCGCAGCTCAAGCCGCACCTGCGCTACGGCGCCCGGGTCGAGGCGATCAGCCGCCTGGGCCTGGACCGGCTGCGCACGACGGGCCGTGAGTCCACGCCGTTCCTGATCCGCCTCGCCGACGGCGACGAGCTGCTCGCCCGAGCCGTGATCGACGCCTCCGGAACCTGGGGCACCCCGAACGTTCTGGGCGCGTCCGGCTTGCCGGCCCGCGGTGAGTCCACTGTCGCGGCGTTCGTGGAGCACGCGTTGCCCGATGTTCTCGGCGCGGCCCGGGACCGTTTCGCCGGCCGGCACACCCTTGTCGTCGGGGCCGGTCACTCCGCCGCGAACACGCTGCTGTCCCTGGCCGAGCTGGCCGAGTCCGCGCCGGGCACCGAGGTGACCTGGGCGATCCGGACGACGTCGCCTTCGCGCACCTACGGCGGCGGAGACGCCGACGCGCTGCCCGCCCGAGGTGCCCTGGGCTCACGGCTGCGCGCGCACGTCGACGCCGGCCGGATCCGGCTGTTCACCGGCTTCTCCGTGCATGCACTCACCCCGACAGACGGCCGGGTCAGTGTGGTGGTGCGCCACGCCGACGGCGGCGAGGAATCGGTCACCGTGGACCGGATCGTCGCGGCCACCGGCTTCCGCCCGGACCACTCGATCGCCGCCGAGCTGCGCCTGGACCTCGACCCGATCATGGGCGCCACCCGCGCCCTCGCACCGCTGATCGACCCGAACGAGCACTCCTGCGGCACCGTGCCCCCGCACGGAGTGAACGAACTCACCCACCCGGAGGTCGGCTACTACGCCGTCGGTATGAAGGCCTACGGCCGGGCGCCGACGTTCCTCATGGCCACCGGCTACGAGCAGGTCCGTTCCGTCGTTGCCGCCCTCGCTGGCGACTGGGCCGCCGCCCGCGACGTCCAGCTCGACCTGCCCGAAACCGGCGTCTGCAACAGCAACCCCGCCGACACCGCCACCGGCGACAGTTGCTGCGGCCCGGCGCCCACCGCCGAGCCAGCGGCGCGCGGGCTCGCCACCGGTATCTCCGGCGGGCTGCTGTCCACACCGTTGAATCTGGTCACCCTCGACGCCGCTCCCGCCACCGCTCAGGCCGGCGGCTGCTGCAGCTGA
- a CDS encoding heavy metal-responsive transcriptional regulator encodes MRIGELAEATGTTAKTLRFYEASGLLPPAARTRAGYRDYGDDAVARLDFIRRGRAAGLTLAQIRDVLTVRDTGHAPCGHVRQLLAGQLDAIDAQLADLHALRATVAQLHGSATNADPDTCPPEQVCRYL; translated from the coding sequence ATGCGGATCGGGGAACTGGCCGAGGCAACCGGCACCACGGCCAAGACGCTGCGCTTCTACGAAGCCAGCGGCCTGCTGCCACCCGCCGCACGTACCCGTGCCGGCTACCGCGACTACGGCGACGACGCGGTTGCCCGGCTCGACTTCATCCGTCGCGGCCGTGCCGCCGGACTCACCCTCGCCCAGATCCGCGACGTCCTCACCGTCCGCGACACCGGCCATGCCCCCTGCGGGCACGTACGTCAACTGCTCGCCGGACAGCTCGACGCCATCGACGCCCAGCTCGCCGACCTGCACGCGCTCCGCGCCACCGTCGCCCAGCTCCACGGCTCTGCCACCAACGCGGACCCGGACACCTGCCCACCCGAGCAGGTGTGCCGCTACCTGTAG
- a CDS encoding metalloregulator ArsR/SmtB family transcription factor → MSKQAASLTLADVTAEAFCCQPLAQHRVPAETAAVLAPAFKALGDPVRLQLMSMIASADNGEACVCDLTPAFNLSGPTISHHLKSLREAGLVDSERRGTWVYYRARPAVLRQLAALLTVEPVTVS, encoded by the coding sequence ATGTCGAAGCAAGCTGCGTCTCTCACCCTCGCCGACGTGACCGCCGAGGCGTTCTGCTGCCAGCCCCTGGCGCAGCACCGTGTGCCGGCCGAGACCGCCGCGGTGCTTGCGCCAGCGTTCAAGGCCCTCGGCGACCCGGTCCGCCTGCAGCTGATGTCGATGATCGCCTCCGCCGACAACGGCGAGGCGTGCGTGTGTGACCTCACCCCCGCCTTCAACCTCAGCGGCCCGACCATCTCGCATCACCTCAAGAGCCTGCGCGAGGCCGGCCTCGTGGACTCCGAGCGGCGCGGCACGTGGGTGTACTACCGGGCCCGACCGGCGGTTCTGCGCCAGCTCGCGGCGCTGCTCACCGTCGAACCGGTGACCGTTTCATAG
- a CDS encoding AAA family ATPase — MFISAAYIRFFRSFNFDYLRKAHREFEPHPWDVLEPDGLQYPFVKVSLERDVSTVVGANESGKSQLLTAIKHGLTGKGIERGDFCRYSQFFAVKKAMAFPDFGLEFKHLGPTDLETLAKACKTKLDDGTETFWMFRIGGKDPVVYVRQGDDWAKYPVKDKKLLDALLPQPFEIDATVALPQSVPIKYLADAERSLRTSPRKTRLDFVNQILENGPSWFGSAEGVSAATPTLISAFSTANTQDAEHDKQLALADDLLLKVAGIDRTAFQELLNAVEEGKDGFANGIVERINRGLSGALNFPKWWSQDLHFQLLVTLRDQDLVFTIRDRTGTEYSADERSGGLKYFLSYFVQYLSHEPPKSGAREVLLMDEPDAYLSSTGQQDLLRIFEDFAHPQDPTRTACQVVYVTHSPFLIDKNHGDRIRVLEKGEGDEGTRVVRNAARNHYEPLRSAFGGFVAETTFISNCNLMLEGMSDQVMLAGMSARLRRQRTASTDSLDLNAVTLVPAGSAPHIPYLVYLARGRDVDRPAVIVLLDSDASGDQAVKALKKGPNGKPVIDARYVLQLGDLPTDALVSTLPAGVVAIEDLIPLPICIEAVKRYANEFLDPTEAAKIGTLKPKDVNFEGCSGTHDALEQAATAKLPGFHLDKVGFARSVLQAVREDSTLTAAAEVLDANFRVLFRELGRRQRQAMREITTEKTSAKIKRIKRSFLLDHPTTADRAQATLLLEEAEAALDNSVDAEELKSHIRTMRRDFELDEDPTEPINDFGAFRDALEALVYREVNEVQEP, encoded by the coding sequence GTGTTCATCTCTGCGGCCTACATCCGTTTTTTTCGCTCGTTCAACTTTGACTATCTACGGAAGGCACACCGTGAGTTCGAGCCCCATCCGTGGGATGTGCTTGAACCCGACGGGCTGCAGTATCCGTTCGTCAAGGTGTCGCTGGAGCGCGACGTCAGCACTGTGGTGGGAGCGAACGAGTCGGGTAAGAGCCAGTTGCTGACGGCGATCAAGCACGGGCTCACCGGGAAGGGGATTGAGCGGGGCGACTTCTGCCGATACTCCCAGTTTTTTGCTGTGAAGAAGGCGATGGCGTTCCCCGACTTCGGGCTCGAGTTCAAGCACCTGGGTCCCACCGACCTGGAGACGCTGGCGAAGGCATGCAAGACGAAGCTCGACGACGGCACCGAGACTTTCTGGATGTTCCGGATCGGTGGGAAGGACCCCGTCGTGTACGTCCGGCAGGGCGACGACTGGGCCAAATATCCCGTCAAAGACAAGAAGCTCCTCGACGCACTCCTCCCGCAGCCGTTCGAGATCGACGCGACAGTCGCGCTGCCACAGAGTGTTCCGATCAAGTATCTGGCTGACGCCGAGCGTTCTTTGCGGACCAGTCCCCGAAAGACCCGTCTGGACTTTGTGAACCAAATTCTGGAGAACGGGCCGTCCTGGTTCGGCTCGGCCGAAGGCGTCTCGGCGGCCACACCGACGCTCATCAGCGCGTTTTCCACCGCGAACACCCAGGATGCCGAGCACGACAAGCAGCTCGCTCTCGCCGACGACCTGTTGCTCAAGGTCGCTGGAATCGATCGGACCGCCTTCCAGGAACTCCTCAACGCTGTCGAGGAAGGCAAGGACGGCTTCGCGAACGGCATCGTGGAGCGGATCAACCGTGGGCTCTCCGGAGCGCTGAATTTCCCGAAGTGGTGGTCACAGGACCTGCACTTCCAACTCTTGGTGACCCTACGCGACCAAGACCTGGTGTTTACCATCCGCGACCGGACTGGCACGGAATACTCCGCAGACGAGCGCAGCGGGGGCTTGAAGTACTTCCTGAGCTATTTCGTGCAGTACCTCTCGCACGAACCACCCAAGTCAGGCGCTCGCGAAGTGCTTCTGATGGACGAACCGGACGCCTACCTGTCCAGCACAGGACAACAGGACCTGCTGCGAATCTTCGAGGACTTCGCCCACCCGCAGGACCCGACCCGCACGGCCTGCCAGGTCGTCTACGTCACGCACTCCCCGTTCCTCATTGACAAGAACCATGGTGATCGGATCCGCGTCCTGGAGAAAGGTGAAGGCGACGAGGGCACCCGCGTGGTGCGCAACGCGGCTCGTAACCATTACGAACCGCTGCGCTCGGCGTTCGGCGGGTTCGTGGCGGAGACCACGTTCATCAGCAACTGCAACTTGATGCTGGAGGGCATGTCTGACCAGGTCATGCTGGCCGGCATGTCGGCGCGGCTGCGCCGACAGAGGACCGCGTCGACGGACAGCCTCGATCTCAACGCCGTGACGCTCGTACCGGCCGGGTCCGCGCCGCACATCCCCTACCTGGTGTACCTAGCGCGGGGCCGTGACGTGGACCGACCCGCCGTGATCGTCTTGCTCGACAGCGACGCCTCCGGAGACCAAGCGGTGAAGGCACTTAAGAAGGGCCCCAACGGCAAACCGGTGATCGATGCCAGGTATGTCCTGCAGCTGGGTGATCTCCCAACCGATGCTCTGGTCAGCACCCTCCCGGCTGGCGTAGTCGCCATTGAGGACCTCATTCCACTGCCGATCTGCATCGAAGCCGTCAAACGCTACGCCAACGAGTTCCTCGACCCCACCGAGGCAGCCAAGATCGGCACCCTCAAGCCGAAAGACGTGAACTTCGAGGGCTGTTCGGGCACCCACGACGCGCTGGAGCAGGCCGCCACGGCGAAGCTCCCGGGATTCCATTTAGACAAAGTTGGCTTCGCCCGTAGCGTTCTTCAGGCAGTGCGTGAAGACAGCACTCTCACTGCCGCGGCCGAGGTTCTGGACGCAAACTTCCGGGTCCTGTTCCGTGAGCTCGGTCGCAGACAGCGCCAGGCCATGCGGGAGATCACCACCGAGAAGACCAGCGCCAAGATCAAACGCATTAAGCGGTCGTTCCTGCTGGACCATCCCACCACCGCCGACAGGGCACAGGCCACGCTGCTGCTCGAGGAGGCCGAAGCCGCCCTTGACAACTCCGTCGATGCCGAGGAACTGAAGAGTCATATCCGGACGATGCGACGCGACTTCGAACTCGACGAGGACCCGACCGAGCCAATCAACGACTTCGGTGCCTTCCGGGACGCGCTTGAGGCACTCGTGTACCGAGAGGTCAATGAGGTCCAAGAACCGTAG
- a CDS encoding helix-turn-helix domain-containing protein, producing MTTELASLQARARIHAALGDPARLAIVDALTLGDASPGEIAHDLQMPTNLVAHHVKVLSEAGLVVRGRSEGDRRRTYLQLQPEALAALTPAPMAGVGRVVFVCTRNSARSQLAAALWSERTHTCAASAGTQPAERVHPRAVAVAHRHGLHLDATGTAHVADIVRDDDLLIAVCDNAHEELTGPVRPRLHWSVPDPVRADTDDAFEAAFADLAARIDRVAPIVTSTMRSPGRHD from the coding sequence ATGACTACTGAGCTTGCTTCTCTCCAGGCGCGCGCCCGGATCCACGCCGCGCTCGGCGACCCGGCGCGCCTGGCGATCGTCGACGCGCTCACCCTGGGCGACGCCTCCCCCGGCGAGATCGCCCACGACCTCCAGATGCCGACGAACCTGGTCGCCCACCACGTCAAGGTCCTCAGCGAAGCCGGCCTCGTCGTCCGCGGCCGATCCGAGGGAGACCGCCGCCGCACCTACCTGCAGCTGCAGCCCGAGGCCCTGGCCGCGTTGACGCCAGCGCCGATGGCTGGCGTGGGGCGGGTGGTGTTCGTCTGCACCCGCAACTCGGCACGCTCGCAGCTCGCCGCCGCCCTCTGGTCGGAGCGCACCCACACCTGCGCGGCGTCGGCCGGAACGCAGCCGGCAGAGCGGGTTCACCCGCGCGCCGTCGCCGTGGCCCACCGCCACGGGCTGCATCTGGACGCGACCGGCACCGCGCACGTCGCGGACATCGTGCGTGACGACGACCTGCTCATCGCCGTCTGCGACAACGCCCACGAGGAACTCACCGGCCCGGTCCGGCCCCGGCTGCACTGGTCGGTGCCCGACCCGGTCCGCGCCGACACCGACGACGCATTCGAGGCCGCGTTCGCCGACCTCGCCGCCCGCATCGACCGCGTCGCCCCCATCGTCACCTCCACCATGAGGTCGCCAGGCCGTCATGACTGA
- a CDS encoding arsenate reductase ArsC yields the protein MSDKPSVLFVCVHNAGRSQMAAGWLRHLAGDTVEVRSAGSAPADTVNPAAVEAMREVGIDITDQTPKLLEYATAESSDVIVTMGCGDACPVFPGKRYEDWKLEDPAGKGVESVRPIRDEIRTRVEKLLGELRTAA from the coding sequence ATGTCCGACAAGCCCAGCGTCCTGTTTGTCTGCGTGCACAACGCCGGCCGCTCCCAGATGGCCGCCGGTTGGCTGCGCCACCTCGCCGGCGACACCGTCGAAGTCCGCTCCGCCGGCTCCGCCCCCGCAGACACCGTCAACCCCGCCGCCGTCGAAGCCATGCGCGAGGTCGGCATCGACATCACCGACCAGACGCCAAAGCTGCTCGAATACGCCACCGCAGAGTCCTCGGACGTCATCGTGACCATGGGCTGCGGTGACGCCTGCCCGGTCTTCCCCGGCAAGCGCTACGAGGACTGGAAACTCGAAGACCCCGCCGGCAAGGGCGTCGAATCCGTGCGCCCCATCCGCGACGAGATCCGTACCCGGGTGGAGAAGCTCCTCGGCGAGCTGCGCACCGCCGCCTGA
- a CDS encoding GNAT family N-acetyltransferase, whose protein sequence is MADITVRPLRNDDAERVLAIYQSGLDAGDASFETTAPTWPVFDAAKLPAHRFVAVDADDTVRGWIAVAPTSTRAVYAGVVEHSVYVDPAAQGRGVARLLLDTLIASTEAAGIWTIQSGVFPDNAASLTLHERAGFRVIGVRERVGRHHGRWRDVVLLERRSPVVT, encoded by the coding sequence ATGGCCGACATCACCGTGCGCCCCCTGCGGAATGACGACGCCGAGCGGGTCCTGGCTATCTACCAGTCGGGGCTCGATGCCGGCGACGCCAGCTTCGAGACGACCGCGCCGACCTGGCCGGTGTTCGACGCGGCGAAGCTACCCGCGCACCGCTTCGTTGCCGTCGACGCGGATGACACGGTGCGCGGTTGGATCGCGGTCGCACCCACCTCGACCCGCGCGGTCTATGCCGGGGTGGTCGAGCACTCCGTCTACGTCGACCCCGCCGCGCAGGGTCGCGGCGTCGCCCGGCTGCTGCTGGACACGCTGATCGCCTCCACCGAAGCTGCTGGCATCTGGACCATCCAGTCTGGAGTGTTCCCTGACAACGCCGCCAGCCTCACCCTGCACGAGCGGGCCGGCTTCCGGGTCATCGGTGTGCGCGAGCGGGTCGGTCGCCATCACGGCCGCTGGCGCGACGTCGTTCTGCTCGAGCGGCGCAGTCCCGTCGTCACCTGA
- a CDS encoding Imm1 family immunity protein, which produces MSIDITWRRGDGAASVSTVAELDATLDTITHAHTEQLPYCVTLVAPGGGEFPVMLDICVGHPDRSFAYHVAADGSSAWGYQPGLEPGPAFTFDYAGTPTDAWPERTRLTDATARQAARQFLTSGGQRPHALAWETAE; this is translated from the coding sequence GTGAGCATCGACATCACGTGGAGGCGCGGCGACGGCGCCGCGTCGGTCAGCACCGTTGCCGAACTCGACGCCACGCTGGACACGATCACCCACGCCCACACCGAGCAGCTGCCCTACTGCGTCACCCTCGTCGCTCCCGGCGGAGGCGAGTTTCCCGTCATGCTCGACATCTGCGTCGGGCACCCCGATCGGTCGTTCGCCTATCACGTCGCCGCCGACGGCAGCAGCGCTTGGGGATACCAGCCAGGCCTCGAACCCGGGCCCGCGTTCACCTTCGACTACGCCGGCACGCCCACCGACGCGTGGCCCGAACGCACCCGCCTCACCGACGCGACCGCCCGGCAAGCGGCACGACAGTTCCTCACCAGCGGCGGGCAACGACCCCACGCGCTGGCCTGGGAAACCGCCGAATAG
- a CDS encoding FAD-dependent oxidoreductase: MRCTPEPASPGAPHAAVRPLLGQRLLIATGRRARTDGLDLAAAGVTTDERGLVMVDEAQGASNPRVYAAGEVTGAPQYIYVAAAAGRAVAVNALAADGSRPARVDYSGLPSVVFTRPQLASAGPTEAEALALGHDCMCRVLGLADVPRALVNRDTRGAVKLVADAGTGRLLGVHALAEGAGELMLAATYAIRAGMTVDDIADTWAPYLTMAESLRIAAGLFRNELPTSCCA, encoded by the coding sequence GTGCGATGCACCCCGGAGCCCGCCTCACCCGGAGCACCGCACGCGGCTGTCCGGCCCTTACTCGGACAGCGGCTGCTGATCGCCACCGGTCGGCGCGCCCGCACCGACGGCCTCGACCTGGCCGCCGCCGGGGTGACCACCGACGAGCGCGGTTTGGTCATGGTCGACGAGGCGCAGGGCGCCTCCAACCCTCGCGTATATGCGGCGGGGGAGGTGACTGGCGCGCCGCAGTACATCTACGTCGCCGCTGCGGCCGGCCGCGCGGTGGCGGTCAACGCCCTGGCAGCAGACGGGAGCCGGCCGGCTCGGGTGGACTACAGCGGCCTGCCGTCCGTGGTGTTCACCCGCCCGCAGCTGGCCTCCGCCGGCCCCACCGAAGCCGAGGCGCTGGCCCTCGGCCACGACTGCATGTGCCGGGTGCTCGGGCTGGCGGACGTGCCCCGGGCGCTGGTCAACCGGGACACCCGCGGCGCGGTCAAACTCGTCGCCGACGCCGGCACCGGACGGCTGCTCGGCGTACACGCCCTCGCCGAAGGCGCAGGGGAGCTGATGCTTGCGGCCACCTACGCCATCCGGGCCGGCATGACCGTCGACGACATCGCCGACACCTGGGCTCCTTACCTGACGATGGCCGAGAGCCTTCGCATCGCCGCTGGGCTCTTCCGCAACGAGCTACCCACCTCCTGCTGTGCCTGA
- a CDS encoding MFS transporter has translation MPTTATVPADPTVGGHHAHGWRIVAALAITSTVGYGTLYYAYPVLLRPMAATLGASTTAVTGALTVSVLAGALMAIPVGRWLDHHGGRALMTIGSIAATALLVAWSQVQTIGQLYTVMIGIGITGAMVLYEPAFAVIIAWFTPDRRATALLAVTIVAGFASTIFMPLTGLLAAHLGWRGALLVLAVIHGLVTVPLHALTIRRPRTPSAAPTPADPSPPAHAQRRAIVKAAMRDARFWILTATFIAQGAATSTMTVHLVGYLISRGHPATFAATATGLLGVLSVTGRLVLTAARRHLRVTTIVAAVFATQAAAILTMPLLADTRTGAVITVVGFGLGFGITSLATPALLADRYGTTAYATIAGRLAAPVTIAKATAPLAAAVLLHTAGGYTPLLAATSTCCALAAIGMTTRAKTAGPQPIAQT, from the coding sequence ATGCCCACCACCGCGACGGTGCCCGCCGACCCCACGGTCGGCGGGCACCACGCCCACGGTTGGCGAATCGTCGCCGCCCTGGCCATCACCTCCACCGTCGGCTACGGCACCCTCTACTACGCCTACCCGGTGCTGCTGCGCCCCATGGCCGCCACCCTCGGCGCCTCCACCACCGCCGTCACCGGCGCGCTCACCGTCTCCGTCCTCGCCGGCGCGCTCATGGCCATCCCGGTCGGCAGATGGCTCGACCACCACGGCGGGCGCGCGCTGATGACCATCGGGTCGATCGCCGCCACCGCCCTACTCGTGGCCTGGTCCCAGGTGCAGACCATCGGCCAGCTCTACACCGTCATGATCGGCATCGGGATCACCGGCGCGATGGTGCTCTACGAGCCAGCCTTCGCCGTCATCATCGCCTGGTTCACCCCCGACCGGCGCGCCACAGCCCTGCTGGCCGTCACGATCGTGGCCGGCTTCGCCAGCACCATCTTCATGCCCCTGACCGGCCTGCTGGCCGCGCACCTCGGCTGGCGCGGCGCGCTGCTCGTCCTCGCCGTCATCCACGGCCTGGTCACCGTGCCCCTGCACGCACTCACCATCCGCCGACCCCGCACACCATCGGCGGCGCCGACACCTGCTGACCCCAGCCCGCCGGCCCACGCGCAGCGGCGCGCGATCGTGAAGGCCGCGATGCGCGACGCCCGATTCTGGATCCTGACCGCAACGTTCATCGCGCAGGGCGCGGCCACCAGCACCATGACCGTCCACCTCGTCGGCTACCTGATCAGCCGCGGCCACCCCGCCACCTTCGCCGCCACCGCCACCGGCCTGCTCGGCGTCCTGTCGGTCACCGGACGGCTCGTCCTCACCGCCGCCCGCCGACACCTACGCGTCACTACGATCGTGGCCGCCGTCTTCGCCACCCAAGCCGCCGCCATCCTCACCATGCCCCTACTCGCCGACACCCGCACCGGCGCTGTCATCACCGTCGTCGGCTTCGGGCTCGGCTTCGGCATCACCAGCCTCGCCACCCCAGCCCTCCTCGCCGACCGCTACGGCACCACCGCCTACGCCACCATCGCCGGACGCCTCGCCGCCCCCGTCACCATCGCCAAAGCCACCGCACCCCTGGCAGCCGCCGTCCTCCTGCACACCGCCGGTGGATACACACCGCTGCTCGCCGCCACCTCCACCTGCTGCGCACTCGCCGCCATCGGCATGACCACTCGAGCGAAAACCGCTGGGCCACAACCCATCGCCCAGACCTGA
- the merB gene encoding organomercurial lyase has translation MTFPYTGRSSLLRVAPCRPRGGILPIEAACWEETVMTAADAEGTKAGALDQLLAEYVKIMPVLDPAQARIAVGLWRLLAEGTPVTVAALAERLDLPEEQVIAAINGVLAGTRLQDDQGRIIAFWGLSLPDVPSPHRLTVDGQMLYAWCAPDTLWLPRVLGKAIDVQSSLETTGQTISLRMGPNGIEGISVDGAVVSFVRAAGNSVGDTAPAVLSSYCHHQLFFPSERAARHWVEAQGRDDIAVFPVDQAVGGAGRFVEALVGSALPRGVNVELRSVAECPNLAPAREELHAALADLGLPAVVTEVVGDYPSPSILVNGVDVMGGTGDGPAACRLDLPTGERIRAALSQAMGAESAPAATDQNLVDCCTQPGNAIQTDRPRRAERLPNGLRQVYQAILRDFAATGAAPTHVAIGSAAEAVGLDSTVAVRELAANDLVAVDGRGRLVAAYPFSPTPTPHVVSLGNVDVFAMCAIDALGMPFMLSTDAVITSTDPYTGQPIQVTITGGAATYQPSEAVVVYAASGATGRSVDTCCSTINFFASAENAQAWLAAHPTLAATVLDQGTAVVLGRDIFESLLS, from the coding sequence TTGACCTTCCCCTACACTGGAAGGTCCAGTCTGCTACGGGTAGCACCATGTCGGCCACGGGGTGGCATTTTGCCCATCGAGGCTGCCTGCTGGGAGGAGACTGTGATGACCGCAGCAGATGCTGAAGGAACCAAGGCTGGCGCGCTGGACCAGCTCCTGGCGGAATACGTCAAGATCATGCCGGTGCTTGATCCGGCGCAGGCTCGCATCGCGGTCGGGCTGTGGCGGCTGCTCGCCGAAGGCACGCCGGTCACCGTCGCAGCGCTGGCCGAGCGACTCGACCTGCCGGAAGAGCAGGTGATCGCCGCTATCAATGGCGTGCTGGCCGGCACTCGCCTCCAGGACGACCAGGGCAGGATCATCGCCTTCTGGGGCCTGTCGCTGCCCGACGTGCCGTCCCCGCACCGACTGACCGTCGACGGGCAGATGTTGTACGCCTGGTGCGCGCCGGACACCCTGTGGCTGCCGCGGGTGCTGGGCAAGGCCATCGACGTGCAGTCGTCGCTGGAGACGACCGGGCAGACGATCTCCCTGCGTATGGGACCGAACGGCATCGAGGGCATCTCCGTCGACGGCGCTGTCGTGTCCTTCGTGCGAGCTGCCGGCAATAGTGTGGGCGACACGGCTCCCGCAGTGCTGTCCAGCTACTGCCACCACCAGCTGTTCTTCCCCTCCGAGCGGGCGGCACGTCATTGGGTTGAGGCCCAAGGACGCGACGACATCGCCGTTTTCCCTGTCGACCAGGCCGTGGGTGGCGCGGGCCGCTTCGTCGAAGCCCTCGTCGGCTCGGCTCTGCCTCGTGGGGTGAACGTTGAACTCCGTTCCGTTGCGGAGTGCCCGAATCTTGCCCCGGCTCGGGAGGAGCTGCACGCCGCGCTGGCCGACCTTGGGCTGCCTGCGGTGGTCACGGAGGTGGTGGGCGACTATCCGTCGCCGTCGATCCTGGTCAACGGCGTGGACGTTATGGGCGGCACCGGCGACGGGCCGGCGGCCTGTCGCCTGGATCTCCCCACCGGCGAGCGCATCCGCGCTGCGCTGAGCCAGGCAATGGGTGCCGAATCCGCTCCCGCCGCGACTGACCAGAACCTGGTCGATTGCTGCACCCAGCCGGGCAACGCCATCCAGACCGACCGGCCTCGCCGTGCCGAGCGGCTGCCCAACGGACTGCGGCAGGTGTATCAGGCGATCCTCCGCGACTTCGCCGCCACCGGGGCCGCCCCCACCCATGTTGCCATCGGCTCGGCCGCCGAGGCGGTCGGCCTGGACTCGACCGTCGCGGTGCGAGAACTCGCGGCGAACGACCTTGTCGCAGTCGACGGCCGCGGACGCCTGGTCGCCGCCTACCCATTCTCGCCGACCCCGACCCCGCATGTGGTGTCGCTGGGTAACGTCGACGTGTTCGCGATGTGCGCGATCGACGCGTTGGGGATGCCGTTCATGCTCAGCACCGACGCGGTCATCACCTCAACCGACCCATACACCGGACAGCCGATCCAGGTGACCATCACCGGAGGTGCGGCCACGTACCAACCGTCGGAGGCGGTGGTGGTGTACGCGGCGAGCGGGGCGACCGGCCGCTCGGTGGACACCTGCTGCTCCACCATCAACTTCTTCGCCTCAGCCGAGAACGCGCAGGCGTGGCTGGCGGCGCATCCCACGCTGGCCGCCACCGTCCTCGACCAAGGCACCGCCGTCGTACTCGGCCGCGACATCTTCGAGTCGCTGCTGAGCTGA
- a CDS encoding metalloregulator ArsR/SmtB family transcription factor: MGVAELLDRTTAQTYASWFRALADPTRVQIVEYLARQAQAMSVGEIVAAIGLAQSTVSQHLKILTEVRFVLVEPVGTARHYRINDACVDCFPSAADVVMGRPAPSPNGAC, translated from the coding sequence ATGGGGGTGGCCGAGCTACTCGATCGGACGACGGCGCAGACATACGCGTCGTGGTTTCGGGCCCTCGCGGACCCGACCCGGGTGCAGATCGTGGAGTACCTGGCCCGCCAGGCTCAGGCGATGAGCGTGGGGGAGATCGTTGCCGCGATCGGCCTGGCGCAGTCCACCGTCTCGCAGCACCTGAAGATCCTTACCGAGGTGCGATTCGTCCTCGTCGAGCCGGTCGGCACCGCCCGGCACTACCGGATCAACGACGCCTGCGTCGACTGCTTCCCCTCTGCCGCGGACGTGGTCATGGGTCGACCCGCCCCCAGTCCGAACGGAGCCTGCTGA